ATCCCAGGCGATCATTCTCACGTTTTTCCGGTTCTTCAAGAGCCGGCTCTTCTCGTAAAAGCCGTCGCACTCAACCATCGGATCCCTTCCCTGGCCTTTTCCCTGGAAGAACCCTTTCACATCAATATTAAGAAAGCCCGACTTCATGAGGCAGGGCTTCCGGTTGGCTCCTGGCTTAAGGAAGTTAAACAATTAATCGTAGATGGCGCCCCGGATTCCCACATCTTTTCCGCCACAATTTATGTTGAGCACCGAAAAGAAGAACGCGTATTTGATGTAGGCACCATGAAGCGAGAATTTACGACCATCACCAAGGGGCAAAAAATCGCTTATGTCGTTGATTGCCGATATGATACCGACAATGAGCAGCGGATCATTCAATTATGCCAAGGGGCCACAACACTATTTTGCGAGGCACCCTTTTTAGAAGTCGACCGGGACAAGGCTGCCAATCGCTACCACCTCACCGCTCGTCAAGCCGGAATCCTTGGACGAAAGGCCGGGGTACAACAATTGATCGTCTTTCATTTTTCTCCCAGATATACCGGGCAGGGAGACAAACTTCACCGGGAGGCCATGGAAGCCTTCCATGAGTAGTAATCACACATGACACGAGGAGGGACGATGTCGGAATGGGTCAGATATGGGTTGTACTTTGTCCTGGGTGGAACATTAGTGAGTGTCTCAACCTATCTGGGAAGTCATGGGAGAGGGTTCCTGGCTGCCTTGGCCAGCACTCTGCCGGTCATCAGTGGAGTGACCTTTATCCTCATCTTCATCAATGCCGGATCGGCTCCAACCATTTCATTTGCCAAACACATGATTTGGCTTTCTCCCCCATGGTTTATGTATGTGGGAACGATGATTGCGTTTGTCCCCAAGTTAGGATTTTGGCCGGCATATGGGTTGGCCATCGGGATATACTTGGCGGGAGTAGGGTTGACCCGACTATTACTTACCTCATAGAGACACCTGGAATTGGGCAATCAGGATAGAAGAGCCTTTAGATAATTATGTGGGCAGGTATAGAAGACGAATAATATGGGAGAATTCATCAAACCGATCATCCACGCATTTTTAGTGTGTGACACCATTATCATTGATAGTCTGACAGGGAAAAAAAGCATCATCGGGGCCTTTACCCATCTCTGGGCCAAGACATTTCCATGCCAGCACCCACAAGTCGGCGTGTATTTTTCGCTCACCGATGCGGAAGGCCGGTACGCATTCGAAATCCAACTGGTGTACCTTGATCAAGATCAGATTGTCGGCAAGGGTTCCCTCCCGCCAATTGACATTTCCAACCGGTTAACGACCCAGGACTTCGGCGTGAATATCCCGTATCTCGTGTTTCCAGGGCCTGGACGGTATGAGTTTCGTCTGTATGCCGATGGTCATTTCATTACCCAAAAGGACTTTCAGGTAATTCAACAAGAAACTTCTCCGAAACCCCCGTCATAAGAGAGCCATCCTCTCAGTTAGGAAAAATCAGACCTCTCTTCAGTTTGTGGCAAATTATCGACGTTGAGGAAAAAGTGGGTGTCCTTCTGCCAGTTCGTTGACTGCGCCCATGTCGGCACCAGCTGGTACGTGTAAGCATTCCGCCATGATGAACGGAGGGGGCGTGGGTGCAGGCTCCTCTTGTGTAAGAGAGAACCTTAGGACTCATCTTGTCTTGGAATAGACTTCTACTGGACAATTTTTCTAAAAAGACTACAATTGCTGCATCCACTATGATCTATCCTCTTCATCAATTATGCCATGGGGGGTTTCTGAACAGAAGCGATAGAAAGTCGTTTACACGCAAGATGGCAATGGTGTTATAAGTGGAACGGTTTAAGCTTACCTGTGGATATGGAATGGCCAACAGTGGGTGAAAGGGCAAAATCGCTGAGTCCCTAACAGGTGGGTAAGGTCAGCAACACAGAGATCAAAGGGCATTGAATGAAAAACCTGGTCAACATATCAGGAGGCGATAACCCTGAGCGCTGTGCCGATGTGGTCTTCGTCCATGGTCTTGATGGGGATGCTCGAACGACGTGGCACCCGAAGGAGAGCCCCGACAAGTTTTGGCCAGCCTGGCTAGGTGAGGATTTTCCTGCCATTGGGATCTGGTCGCTGTGGTATGCCGTCAGTTCATCCGCATGGAAGGGCACC
Above is a window of Candidatus Nitrospira neomarina DNA encoding:
- a CDS encoding DUF6941 family protein, translating into MGEFIKPIIHAFLVCDTIIIDSLTGKKSIIGAFTHLWAKTFPCQHPQVGVYFSLTDAEGRYAFEIQLVYLDQDQIVGKGSLPPIDISNRLTTQDFGVNIPYLVFPGPGRYEFRLYADGHFITQKDFQVIQQETSPKPPS
- a CDS encoding ribonuclease Z, whose product is MTPSFSPHLVNHPFGDPGLYVDIRWSRRALLFDLGDNMPLSPTQLLRAQDIFISHTHMDHFIGFDRLIRVALGRGKHLRLHGPPGLIENIQGKLRGYTWNLVDGYPLTIEAREYHPTHIQPAHFHAKNAFACKRESIIPGDHSHVFPVLQEPALLVKAVALNHRIPSLAFSLEEPFHINIKKARLHEAGLPVGSWLKEVKQLIVDGAPDSHIFSATIYVEHRKEERVFDVGTMKREFTTITKGQKIAYVVDCRYDTDNEQRIIQLCQGATTLFCEAPFLEVDRDKAANRYHLTARQAGILGRKAGVQQLIVFHFSPRYTGQGDKLHREAMEAFHE
- a CDS encoding DUF3147 domain-containing protein, yielding MSEWVRYGLYFVLGGTLVSVSTYLGSHGRGFLAALASTLPVISGVTFILIFINAGSAPTISFAKHMIWLSPPWFMYVGTMIAFVPKLGFWPAYGLAIGIYLAGVGLTRLLLTS